In the Lysinibacillus sp. PLM2 genome, one interval contains:
- a CDS encoding transcriptional regulator → MTKHIYTGRHTTENTEDIVVFIIGMRVNRPLAIHKWLPVFNAMPGMIKELYTNKESLGFLSMESYFGLRTTTMIQYWHSIEDLLAYAKNEKHLAAWKNFNKKVGDNDAVGIYHETYQLSKGNYESVYVNMPHYGLGKAVNHIPVSSELNTARKRLKA, encoded by the coding sequence GTGACTAAGCATATTTATACAGGACGTCATACAACTGAAAACACAGAGGATATCGTTGTTTTTATTATTGGAATGAGAGTTAACAGGCCGCTAGCTATTCATAAATGGTTGCCTGTATTTAATGCAATGCCAGGGATGATTAAGGAGCTTTATACAAACAAGGAAAGCTTAGGATTTTTATCAATGGAAAGTTATTTCGGACTTCGTACAACTACGATGATTCAATATTGGCATTCAATCGAAGACCTACTCGCATATGCCAAAAATGAAAAGCATTTAGCTGCGTGGAAAAATTTTAATAAAAAAGTAGGGGATAACGACGCTGTTGGAATTTATCATGAAACTTATCAATTAAGTAAAGGAAACTATGAATCCGTTTATGTGAATATGCCTCATTATGGCTTAGGAAAAGCCGTAAACCATATCCCAGTATCTTCAGAGTTAAATACCGCGCGAAAACGGCTTAAAGCATAG
- a CDS encoding AbrB family transcriptional regulator, with product MIGMNIRIFRKKLKLSQEQLAEKVNVSRQTVAKWENEEALPDIYKCKILADIFQVTVDQLSSNMNEEEVNELSPNGKHFFGVVKVGERGQIVIPKQAREMYKIQAGDKLVVLGEDATKGIAILKYDGLLEFAEMIRNAVPKEENE from the coding sequence ATGATTGGTATGAATATTCGCATTTTCCGTAAAAAACTTAAACTTAGTCAAGAACAATTAGCTGAAAAGGTAAATGTATCACGGCAGACTGTTGCCAAGTGGGAAAACGAAGAGGCCCTTCCCGATATTTATAAATGCAAAATACTTGCTGATATTTTTCAAGTAACCGTGGACCAATTATCTAGCAATATGAATGAAGAAGAAGTTAACGAACTTAGTCCAAACGGTAAGCACTTCTTTGGTGTAGTAAAGGTAGGAGAACGTGGGCAAATAGTCATTCCTAAACAAGCACGAGAAATGTATAAAATTCAAGCTGGGGATAAACTAGTTGTTTTAGGAGAAGATGCCACAAAGGGGATTGCTATCTTAAAATACGACGGCTTACTTGAGTTTGCAGAGATGATTCGAAATGCAGTGCCTAAGGAGGAAAACGAATGA
- a CDS encoding glucosyltransferase, with product MSKIVFFSLPAHGHTNPTIPVVTELTNRGHQVWYYSFLEFQEKIEAAGATFIACDKFLPKVSHKELDRKIGKDFAALIEMVADTTIALDEKVCRELREIQPDCIVSDSLSVWGKLFAKKLGIPYICSTTSFAFNQHTAKLMKRGFMEIWRLIVGMQRIKKKIKLLNSYGYEVENFVSLVQNDNETDTIVYTSREFQPMAHTFSERYAFVGPSIRQTESSLKNQTGRKLVYISLGTVLNQDKDFYLKCIKAFEESDYNIVMSVGEKTDISSLGSIPENFTVKNVVDQIAILQKADVFVTHCGMNSASESLYFGVPMVLFPQHSEQRLVAERVAALGAGLMLTGKNPKDIAASVDEVLSNHSYQKQAQELSQSFKEAGGYVAAANRILSKIEKLS from the coding sequence ATGAGCAAAATTGTCTTTTTTTCGTTACCAGCACATGGTCACACCAATCCTACTATTCCCGTGGTAACCGAACTAACGAATAGAGGCCATCAAGTTTGGTACTACTCCTTTCTAGAATTTCAAGAAAAAATAGAAGCAGCCGGTGCAACATTTATTGCTTGCGATAAATTTTTACCGAAAGTATCCCATAAAGAATTGGACCGTAAGATTGGTAAGGATTTTGCGGCATTAATTGAAATGGTAGCCGATACAACTATTGCTTTAGATGAAAAGGTATGTAGAGAGTTAAGGGAAATTCAACCAGATTGCATTGTATCTGATTCTTTAAGTGTTTGGGGGAAGCTATTTGCTAAAAAACTTGGAATTCCCTATATTTGTTCCACTACATCCTTTGCTTTTAATCAGCATACAGCAAAATTAATGAAGCGGGGTTTCATGGAAATTTGGAGACTAATTGTAGGTATGCAAAGGATTAAAAAAAAGATTAAATTATTGAACAGTTATGGTTATGAAGTGGAGAATTTTGTATCCTTAGTTCAAAATGACAATGAAACAGACACTATTGTTTACACCTCGAGAGAATTTCAACCTATGGCGCATACCTTTTCTGAACGATACGCCTTTGTTGGACCATCTATAAGACAGACTGAGTCCTCACTGAAGAATCAAACTGGAAGAAAATTAGTGTATATATCTCTTGGAACTGTATTAAATCAGGATAAGGACTTTTATCTAAAATGTATTAAGGCCTTTGAAGAAAGTGACTATAATATTGTGATGTCAGTTGGAGAGAAGACGGATATTTCATCACTTGGGAGTATTCCAGAAAATTTCACAGTGAAAAACGTTGTGGATCAAATTGCAATATTACAGAAAGCAGATGTATTCGTTACCCATTGCGGTATGAATAGTGCAAGTGAAAGTCTATATTTTGGCGTTCCGATGGTTCTATTTCCACAACATAGCGAACAAAGACTAGTAGCAGAACGAGTTGCCGCGCTAGGTGCAGGATTAATGCTTACAGGAAAGAACCCAAAAGATATAGCAGCATCAGTAGATGAAGTTCTTTCAAATCATTCATATCAAAAACAGGCTCAAGAATTATCACAATCCTTTAAGGAAGCTGGTGGTTATGTAGCAGCAGCTAATAGGATTCTTTCTAAAATTGAAAAGCTATCTTAA
- a CDS encoding DeoR family transcriptional regulator, with translation MKKVERINIIMRYINNRSHFTISEIMQEFNISRSTAIRDIREIEAMGMPLVAEVGRDGGYFVMNNSVLPNVHFTDNEIKALFIAFMATRNQQLPYLKSRQSLAEKLLGLISETQQDELVLLNQMLLFEGTNPKNPDLLELSDLPHPMLEKLIQTILLDSYLLITIEEEKEIKSYPIYLLHLYREKGLWFIESFDLKDEKKRIFPVDNLTDVKSYSTKNKISRKKILEKLSKEDEQINLVLELGPKAIAQYKKYHPLTFSISYTNPFQTTAILKTFININNSEEITEITNWLLFLGSDIKIIEVPIEILEVVQERVGLYRL, from the coding sequence ATGAAAAAAGTTGAACGAATTAATATCATTATGCGCTATATTAACAATCGTTCCCATTTTACAATATCTGAAATCATGCAAGAATTTAACATCTCACGTTCAACAGCGATAAGAGATATTAGGGAAATTGAAGCGATGGGAATGCCACTTGTTGCTGAGGTGGGAAGGGATGGGGGATATTTTGTCATGAACAACTCTGTCCTGCCCAATGTTCATTTTACTGATAATGAGATTAAAGCCCTTTTTATTGCCTTTATGGCTACAAGAAATCAGCAACTTCCTTATCTAAAGAGTCGACAATCTTTGGCTGAAAAATTGCTCGGACTCATCTCTGAAACCCAACAAGATGAGCTCGTCCTTTTAAATCAAATGTTGCTTTTTGAAGGAACTAATCCCAAAAACCCTGACTTACTTGAACTGTCCGACCTCCCTCATCCTATGTTAGAGAAACTCATTCAAACCATTCTTTTGGATAGCTACTTATTAATTACCATCGAAGAGGAGAAGGAGATCAAGTCTTATCCAATCTATCTTTTACACCTTTATCGTGAAAAAGGATTATGGTTCATTGAAAGCTTTGATTTAAAAGATGAAAAGAAGAGGATTTTTCCAGTCGATAATCTGACTGATGTAAAATCATATTCGACGAAAAATAAAATAAGTAGGAAAAAGATTTTAGAAAAACTAAGTAAAGAGGACGAACAAATTAACCTAGTCCTTGAGCTTGGTCCTAAGGCAATTGCCCAGTACAAAAAATACCATCCTTTAACCTTTTCAATTTCTTATACAAATCCTTTTCAAACCACAGCCATTTTAAAGACATTTATCAATATTAATAATTCCGAAGAAATAACGGAGATAACAAATTGGCTACTTTTCCTTGGAAGTGATATTAAAATTATAGAAGTACCAATAGAAATTTTAGAAGTTGTACAAGAGAGAGTGGGATTATATCGCCTATAA
- a CDS encoding transcriptional regulator, with protein sequence MTEYTLEEKDGFTVLGLGIELKSDYTDYVGINKEKSDFWQAVKDDGRLDTLKNLAKNDFIFAVNEAVNNKMMHYAGVLTEATLPDVESRVIQFPKGEYLVVKGEANTAFELSNMLTGIAFGQVLPAAKDFAYVGGPNTTVEMGERNGLVFGEMWIPVVRK encoded by the coding sequence ATGACAGAGTACACGTTAGAAGAAAAGGACGGCTTTACTGTTTTAGGTTTAGGGATTGAACTTAAGAGTGATTATACTGACTACGTTGGTATAAACAAGGAAAAGTCAGACTTTTGGCAAGCCGTCAAAGATGATGGAAGGCTTGATACATTAAAAAACTTGGCTAAAAATGACTTCATTTTTGCAGTGAACGAAGCTGTGAATAACAAGATGATGCATTATGCAGGTGTCCTGACAGAGGCAACATTACCAGATGTCGAATCGAGAGTCATTCAATTTCCTAAGGGCGAATACCTGGTTGTTAAAGGTGAAGCCAATACAGCTTTTGAACTAAGTAATATGCTTACTGGGATTGCCTTTGGTCAAGTCTTACCAGCAGCAAAGGATTTCGCCTATGTCGGTGGGCCAAATACAACCGTTGAAATGGGAGAACGAAATGGCTTAGTTTTTGGTGAAATGTGGATTCCTGTAGTGAGGAAATAA
- the rocB gene encoding peptidase M20, with the protein MLNCRDDILSYTKQLVNIESIVNTSGEGTIARSLFQIISSLPYFIQNPSSVALEKTMNDEQERYNVMAFVKGKKGKSNRTIILMGHIDTVGIEDFNQLKAHACSPDDLMDALKKDKLPASAKEHLESGDWLFGRGVLDMKSGVASNLYLLKYYSEHPEELDGNILLLAECDEEDGSHGVLSALKTLIKWKEEHGFEYIAAINSDFVSPRFEGDENRYIYKGTVGKLLPSFFITGAETHVGSAFEGLDPNFIAAELTKQINYNPELCNEAYGETTVPPVSLKQTDLKPSYTVQTALSAYVYYNFFIHSWSPKDVLDKLKEQAIIAFTNALTTFEERYRKYSEISSEPFVSPSWKPRVFTYEEMEQLLIEENGDSFIAHMNKFKQNLLTNLELDTRMYAARVVEEAWKWMKDKDPAIILFYSSLYSPRIEMTGKTKNELNLIRALDEAVETIQPEYPYPIVTRNFFPYISDMSFMALSDDEDGINAVSKNNPGWGTKHYVEFQDIRDINVPVINIGPYGLDAHKKLERMEMKYSLEIVPNITHLVIQNLLSYEEKSL; encoded by the coding sequence ATGTTGAATTGTCGTGACGATATACTTTCTTATACGAAGCAGCTTGTTAACATAGAAAGTATCGTAAATACATCTGGTGAGGGGACAATTGCCCGTTCTCTATTTCAGATCATCTCTTCATTACCATACTTTATACAAAATCCGAGTTCAGTAGCTTTAGAGAAGACGATGAACGATGAGCAAGAAAGATATAATGTCATGGCATTTGTTAAAGGAAAAAAAGGAAAGAGTAACCGCACAATTATTTTAATGGGACATATCGATACGGTTGGGATTGAAGACTTCAACCAATTGAAAGCACATGCTTGTTCTCCAGATGACCTGATGGACGCATTGAAAAAGGATAAACTACCTGCTTCAGCCAAAGAACATTTAGAATCTGGGGATTGGTTATTTGGCCGTGGTGTCCTTGATATGAAAAGCGGCGTTGCAAGTAATCTCTATCTTTTAAAATACTATTCCGAACATCCGGAAGAACTGGACGGCAACATTTTATTGTTAGCAGAATGTGATGAGGAAGACGGCTCGCACGGAGTTCTTTCCGCTTTAAAAACGTTAATAAAGTGGAAAGAAGAACATGGTTTTGAATATATTGCTGCCATTAATTCTGATTTCGTTTCTCCTCGCTTTGAAGGGGATGAAAATCGCTATATTTATAAAGGGACGGTAGGGAAACTTCTACCATCATTCTTTATAACAGGCGCAGAAACACATGTCGGTTCAGCCTTTGAAGGTTTAGATCCGAACTTTATCGCTGCAGAGCTGACAAAACAAATAAATTATAATCCTGAGCTTTGCAACGAGGCTTATGGAGAAACGACAGTGCCGCCAGTTTCATTAAAACAAACAGACTTAAAACCATCTTATACTGTACAAACAGCATTATCTGCTTATGTTTATTATAATTTCTTTATTCATTCTTGGTCTCCAAAAGATGTACTGGACAAGCTTAAGGAACAAGCCATAATTGCTTTTACCAATGCGCTTACTACTTTTGAAGAAAGATATCGCAAATATAGTGAAATTAGTAGTGAACCCTTTGTCTCCCCTTCTTGGAAGCCGAGAGTTTTTACATATGAAGAAATGGAGCAACTATTAATCGAGGAAAATGGTGATTCATTCATCGCACACATGAATAAATTTAAACAAAACCTCCTGACAAATTTAGAGTTAGATACGCGTATGTACGCTGCACGAGTTGTCGAGGAAGCTTGGAAATGGATGAAGGATAAAGATCCAGCTATTATCTTATTCTACTCTTCCCTCTACTCTCCAAGAATTGAAATGACAGGGAAAACAAAAAATGAGCTTAATTTAATTAGAGCGCTAGATGAAGCAGTGGAGACCATACAGCCTGAATATCCATATCCGATTGTTACTCGAAATTTTTTCCCGTATATTTCTGATATGAGCTTTATGGCTTTAAGTGATGATGAAGATGGAATCAATGCTGTTTCAAAAAATAACCCTGGTTGGGGAACAAAACACTATGTTGAGTTTCAAGATATACGAGATATAAATGTGCCCGTGATTAATATTGGTCCATATGGCTTGGATGCTCACAAGAAGCTTGAAAGAATGGAAATGAAATACTCACTCGAAATAGTACCAAATATAACACATCTTGTTATTCAAAATCTACTGTCCTACGAAGAAAAAAGCCTGTAG
- a CDS encoding fatty acid hydroxylase, with product MKSKGLYRDFFFHFDILFMLILSLGIAIVLLTVVQSAMVLVWFAFGLVFYMFAEYITHRFFFHLKPPQNKLFLKFLKRIHYDHHKYPNDLKLLFLPIWYSIPNFIILSLLFYFITKKLDWTLAFSLGLILMLLVYEWKHYVAHRPIKPLSKFGVWLKKTHILHHFKNENYWFGVSNPFFDYLFGTLKNEKSVETSKTAKDLEGRVK from the coding sequence TTGAAAAGTAAAGGACTGTATCGAGACTTCTTTTTCCATTTTGACATTTTGTTCATGCTGATTCTTTCGCTAGGAATTGCGATTGTATTATTGACAGTAGTTCAATCAGCAATGGTACTCGTATGGTTTGCATTTGGCCTTGTATTCTATATGTTTGCTGAATATATAACTCACCGTTTTTTCTTCCATCTTAAGCCACCGCAAAATAAGTTGTTTTTAAAATTCTTAAAACGGATTCATTATGACCATCACAAATATCCAAATGATTTAAAATTATTATTTCTTCCGATTTGGTATAGCATTCCGAATTTCATCATTCTATCTTTGTTATTTTATTTCATTACAAAAAAACTAGACTGGACTTTAGCTTTTAGTTTAGGGCTTATTCTTATGCTGCTAGTATATGAGTGGAAACACTATGTTGCTCACCGACCAATCAAACCGCTGTCAAAATTCGGTGTCTGGTTAAAGAAAACCCATATTCTTCATCATTTTAAAAATGAAAACTATTGGTTTGGCGTATCCAATCCATTTTTTGATTATCTATTTGGTACTTTAAAGAATGAGAAAAGCGTTGAAACAAGCAAGACGGCAAAAGATTTAGAAGGAAGGGTAAAGTGA
- the fadR_2 gene encoding fatty acid metabolism regulator protein yields MKIRSSDVAEEKFIKKIIKGEFEANKALPSERELALYFEVGRPTIREVLQRLERNGWITIRKGMPPIVNNYWKHGNLLTIVGILNSYEEVPDEFIEYVLELRIVLSPAYIKDAVERHPHKVISLFTNLEDLEEDAAAFAHFDWELQINLAGLSSNPIYLLILNSFKEVFLLLAEKYFAISEHRQVTRDYYYEFLNSLFEKDIQKTEAIIKTMMQKSLELWKIK; encoded by the coding sequence TTGAAGATACGGTCGTCTGACGTTGCTGAGGAAAAATTTATCAAAAAGATTATTAAAGGTGAATTTGAGGCTAATAAAGCCTTGCCCTCGGAAAGGGAGCTCGCTTTGTATTTTGAGGTCGGTCGCCCAACAATACGAGAGGTGCTGCAGCGACTGGAGCGAAATGGTTGGATTACTATTCGTAAAGGAATGCCCCCAATTGTAAATAACTATTGGAAGCACGGAAATTTATTGACGATTGTTGGAATCCTTAATTCATATGAGGAAGTTCCTGATGAATTCATTGAGTATGTCTTGGAATTACGTATCGTTTTATCTCCTGCTTATATAAAAGATGCCGTTGAACGTCATCCGCATAAAGTTATTTCATTATTTACCAACTTAGAAGATTTAGAGGAGGATGCAGCTGCTTTTGCTCATTTTGATTGGGAGCTACAGATAAATCTTGCTGGATTGTCCTCAAATCCAATCTATCTCCTAATTTTAAATAGTTTTAAAGAAGTATTTTTACTTTTAGCTGAAAAATATTTTGCTATCTCTGAACATCGTCAGGTTACAAGGGACTACTACTATGAATTCTTAAACTCTCTCTTTGAAAAGGATATTCAGAAAACAGAAGCAATCATTAAAACAATGATGCAAAAAAGTCTGGAACTTTGGAAAATAAAATGA
- a CDS encoding Cof-type HAD-IIB family hydrolase — MNFVFDIDGTLCFDGKTIDHSIVVALDKLSKDGHDVIFASARPIRDLVPILPEQFKTGKLVGGNGCFISNNEQIIAESFTPQLVTQLHTIIEKHQLNYLADGEWDYAYTGSEDHPIYKNINQSSAKNVDITELQKVCKLVLFKPTQATIHALSTLPVCVTAYKNEDAIDISPLGINKVYGLEKLHIEDFIAFGNDSNDQCLFEKASYSVCVGQNDVHKFASLTISNEDVARTIFEVSNKILHMETQNF; from the coding sequence ATGAATTTCGTATTTGATATTGATGGTACACTTTGCTTTGATGGGAAAACGATCGATCATTCGATTGTAGTTGCTTTAGATAAGCTTTCTAAAGATGGACATGACGTTATTTTTGCTTCTGCTCGACCGATTCGTGATTTAGTACCTATACTCCCTGAGCAATTTAAAACAGGAAAACTAGTTGGCGGAAATGGGTGTTTCATTTCAAATAATGAACAAATTATAGCGGAATCTTTTACACCTCAACTAGTGACACAGCTACATACAATTATTGAAAAACATCAGCTTAATTACTTAGCAGATGGCGAATGGGATTATGCTTATACAGGAAGTGAAGATCATCCTATTTACAAGAATATTAACCAAAGCTCTGCAAAAAATGTTGATATTACTGAACTACAAAAAGTATGTAAATTAGTACTTTTTAAGCCTACTCAAGCTACCATTCATGCACTTAGTACTTTGCCTGTTTGTGTAACAGCTTATAAAAATGAGGATGCCATTGATATTAGCCCATTAGGTATTAATAAAGTTTATGGACTTGAAAAACTTCATATAGAGGATTTCATTGCTTTTGGAAATGACAGTAATGACCAGTGCTTGTTTGAAAAAGCATCTTATAGCGTATGTGTTGGGCAAAACGATGTACATAAATTTGCTTCTTTAACGATTTCAAATGAAGATGTTGCCCGCACTATTTTTGAGGTAAGCAATAAGATTCTTCATATGGAAACTCAGAATTTTTGA
- a CDS encoding ATP-binding protein (frameshifted, deletion at around 3951549), translated as MDKLQEMIEMCKELRLPSIRGFIQDDDMWKQYQTAEDFLYHALVQEMEDREVRAKANRIRSANFPEKKLLTELEFERLPQNAASRLPHLKKLDFIQEKQNVLLIGSPGTGKTHIAIGLGIEACLAGYKVFFTTVSSLVNQLKESRSERTLRSFELKFEKYDLVIIDELGYISFDKEGAELLFTHLSLRRDEHPPSLQVIYHLIGGKKYFMIQF; from the coding sequence ATGGATAAGCTACAAGAAATGATTGAGATGTGTAAAGAACTTCGATTACCAAGCATTCGGGGATTTATACAGGATGATGATATGTGGAAACAATATCAGACAGCAGAAGATTTCTTATACCATGCACTAGTGCAAGAAATGGAAGATCGAGAAGTGCGAGCAAAAGCGAATCGCATTCGATCCGCAAATTTCCCTGAAAAGAAATTATTAACTGAATTAGAGTTTGAGAGATTACCGCAAAATGCGGCCTCTCGCCTCCCGCATTTAAAGAAATTGGACTTTATTCAAGAAAAACAAAACGTCTTATTAATTGGCTCACCTGGAACAGGTAAAACCCATATAGCAATAGGTTTAGGAATTGAAGCTTGTTTGGCAGGATATAAAGTATTTTTTACAACGGTATCATCTCTAGTAAACCAGTTAAAAGAGAGCCGTTCTGAAAGAACGTTACGCTCATTTGAACTGAAGTTTGAAAAATATGATTTAGTAATCATTGATGAATTAGGTTATATCTCCTTTGATAAAGAAGGAGCCGAGTTATTATTTACTCATCTTTCCCTTAGGCGGGACGAGCATCCACCATCGTTACAAGTAATTTATCATTTGATCGGTGGGAAGAAATATTTCATGATCCAGTTTTAA
- the istA_10 gene encoding IS21 family transposase, translating into MISLEKKQKVLLAFHQENKSQRQIAKELGISRNTVRKYIQEDLEKRKQDIRELPITDNYVTPPSYKKRKGNKRALTPTVMKRIRKMLKDNEYKRQNQMHKQQLKMIDIHEKLLDEGFEISYTTVRNFVNSEEKRQKEVFIRQKATAGHEIEFDWGEVKLFIDQTLRSLSMAVFTLPYSNDRFAYLYESETMVCVQDAHVKCIDYLGFVPEVFTYDNMRTVVKNFIGTEREITDGMKNLSMHYHFKIRLCEPRKGNQKGHVERSVEYIRRKAFAHRDTFASLEEAQAYLTEIIMKLNSRKHYKKNQTHHELMLEERTARQVSTDIIPFDASELFEFRVDKYSTITYRQNRYSVPEGHVGEWVKVKASAEKILIFSENACIATHKRNWQIHQWIMDIYHYLRTFEKKKGALAQSECLSQAPTKIKKLYKDYYIGNERDFLELLIYLKEHNNLEKVLAAIEQLKKNPMVQITTEKIIFIASQGEYIHKTVHSKNEVTTQSLENLSAITALFETKKTGVLH; encoded by the coding sequence GTGATTTCATTGGAGAAGAAGCAGAAAGTGTTACTTGCCTTTCATCAAGAAAATAAGAGTCAACGTCAAATTGCGAAGGAGCTTGGAATTTCCCGAAATACTGTTAGAAAGTATATTCAAGAGGATCTTGAAAAAAGAAAGCAAGATATTCGAGAACTACCTATTACAGATAACTATGTAACTCCTCCGTCGTATAAGAAACGAAAAGGAAATAAACGCGCATTAACACCTACGGTGATGAAACGTATTCGAAAAATGTTAAAAGATAATGAGTATAAACGGCAAAATCAGATGCACAAGCAACAGCTAAAAATGATTGATATTCATGAAAAGCTATTAGATGAAGGTTTTGAAATTAGTTATACCACTGTTAGAAATTTTGTGAATAGTGAGGAGAAACGTCAAAAAGAAGTCTTTATTCGTCAAAAGGCAACTGCTGGTCATGAGATTGAATTTGACTGGGGAGAAGTAAAATTATTCATTGATCAAACATTACGTTCTCTTTCAATGGCGGTATTTACCCTACCATATAGTAATGATAGATTTGCATATTTATATGAATCTGAAACAATGGTGTGCGTACAAGATGCTCATGTAAAATGTATTGACTATTTAGGCTTTGTACCAGAAGTTTTTACGTACGATAATATGCGGACAGTGGTAAAGAACTTTATAGGGACTGAACGTGAGATTACAGATGGTATGAAAAATCTATCGATGCATTATCATTTTAAAATACGACTATGTGAACCGAGAAAAGGAAATCAGAAGGGGCATGTGGAGCGGAGTGTAGAATACATCCGTCGGAAAGCATTTGCCCATCGAGATACGTTTGCAAGTCTAGAAGAAGCTCAGGCTTATCTAACAGAAATCATCATGAAATTAAACTCTCGCAAACATTATAAGAAAAATCAAACGCACCATGAATTAATGTTAGAAGAGCGTACTGCTAGACAAGTAAGCACAGATATTATTCCATTTGATGCTTCTGAGTTGTTTGAATTTAGAGTGGACAAATATAGCACGATTACTTATAGACAAAATCGTTATTCTGTTCCAGAAGGACATGTTGGAGAATGGGTGAAAGTAAAAGCGAGTGCGGAAAAAATTCTTATTTTTAGTGAAAATGCCTGTATTGCGACACATAAGCGAAATTGGCAGATCCATCAATGGATAATGGATATTTATCATTACTTACGGACATTTGAAAAGAAGAAAGGTGCATTGGCCCAAAGTGAATGTTTGAGTCAAGCACCAACAAAAATAAAAAAATTATACAAAGATTATTATATTGGAAATGAGCGAGATTTTCTAGAGTTACTTATTTATCTAAAAGAACATAACAATCTGGAAAAAGTCTTAGCAGCGATTGAACAACTTAAGAAGAACCCTATGGTTCAAATAACAACAGAGAAAATTATTTTCATAGCTAGTCAAGGCGAATACATCCATAAAACTGTACATTCCAAAAACGAGGTCACCACCCAATCTCTCGAAAATCTTTCAGCCATAACAGCATTATTTGAAACGAAAAAGACAGGGGTGCTTCATTAA
- a CDS encoding IstB helper protein, which translates to MNSSYNKLVQNLEYLKLKQMLVHLDETIDFMTNNQLSFTDTLIKLTDYEIDMKEVNMVKSMVKVGAFPHLKETKDFDFDFQPSINKQQILDFTTLRFIEQKENIVFLGPSGVGKTHLATAIGIAAAKKRTSTYFIKCNDLILNLKRAKLENRLENRLKHYSKYRLLIIDEIGYLPIDAEDAKLFFQLIDMRYEQKSTILTTNASFKSWGEIFQDPKIANAILDRVLHHATVVNIIGDSYRLKDHFSKDTKQGDK; encoded by the coding sequence ATGAATAGTAGTTATAACAAGCTAGTACAGAATTTAGAGTATTTAAAATTAAAGCAGATGTTAGTACATCTGGATGAAACCATTGATTTTATGACAAATAACCAGTTGTCATTTACAGATACATTAATCAAACTGACAGATTATGAGATTGATATGAAGGAAGTAAACATGGTCAAATCAATGGTAAAGGTCGGGGCCTTCCCGCATTTGAAGGAGACAAAGGACTTTGATTTTGATTTTCAACCATCGATTAATAAACAACAAATATTGGACTTTACAACCTTACGTTTTATTGAACAAAAAGAAAACATCGTTTTCTTAGGTCCGAGTGGCGTCGGAAAAACCCATTTAGCAACCGCTATTGGAATCGCAGCTGCCAAGAAAAGAACTAGTACCTATTTTATCAAGTGCAATGATTTAATCCTGAATCTAAAAAGGGCAAAACTTGAAAACCGCTTAGAAAACAGGCTCAAACACTATTCGAAATACAGGCTTTTAATTATCGATGAAATTGGTTATCTACCCATTGACGCAGAAGATGCAAAGCTATTTTTCCAACTTATAGACATGCGATATGAACAGAAAAGTACTATTTTAACAACAAACGCTAGCTTCAAATCATGGGGTGAAATATTTCAGGACCCTAAAATAGCGAATGCGATTTTAGACAGAGTTCTTCATCATGCGACAGTGGTCAATATTATCGGGGATTCCTATCGTCTAAAAGATCATTTTAGCAAAGATACGAAGCAAGGTGATAAATAA